A stretch of Sinimarinibacterium sp. NLF-5-8 DNA encodes these proteins:
- a CDS encoding sulfate ABC transporter substrate-binding protein — translation MRTRFALAALIGGLTLSTATLASNVTLLNVSYDPTRELYEAYNAAFAQHWKQQTGDTVTVRQSHGGSGKQARAVIDGLQADVVTLALAGDVDALHSNGNLLPADWEKRLPLNSAPYTSTIVFLVRKGNPKGIKDWDDLVKPGVAVITPNPKTSGGAQWNYLAAWEFAKRKYGSDAEAQKFVKALYKNVPVLDSGARGSTTTFVQRGVGDVFISWENEAFLALKEFGADHFQIVAPSLSILAEPSVAVVDANVKKHGTEKVATAYLQYLYSDEGQDIAGKNYYRPTSEKAKQKYADQFLKIELFTIHDAFGGWVGARKAHFADGGTFDQIYQPDAR, via the coding sequence ATGCGTACCCGTTTTGCCCTTGCCGCCTTGATTGGTGGCCTGACCCTGAGCACCGCCACGCTGGCGTCCAACGTCACCCTGCTCAATGTGTCTTATGACCCCACCCGCGAACTGTACGAGGCGTACAACGCGGCCTTTGCCCAACACTGGAAACAACAAACCGGCGACACCGTGACCGTGCGTCAGTCGCACGGTGGTTCCGGCAAACAGGCGCGCGCGGTCATTGACGGTCTGCAAGCCGATGTCGTCACGCTGGCGCTGGCCGGTGACGTGGATGCGCTGCACAGCAACGGCAACCTGCTGCCCGCCGACTGGGAAAAGCGCCTGCCGCTGAACTCCGCGCCGTACACCAGCACCATCGTGTTTCTGGTGCGCAAGGGCAATCCCAAAGGCATCAAGGATTGGGATGATCTGGTCAAACCCGGCGTGGCCGTCATCACGCCCAATCCCAAGACCTCCGGCGGCGCGCAGTGGAATTACCTTGCGGCGTGGGAATTTGCCAAGCGCAAATACGGTAGCGACGCCGAAGCACAGAAGTTTGTGAAGGCGCTGTACAAAAACGTCCCGGTGCTGGATTCCGGCGCGCGCGGTTCGACCACCACGTTCGTGCAACGCGGCGTGGGTGACGTGTTCATTTCGTGGGAAAACGAGGCGTTTCTGGCGTTGAAGGAATTCGGTGCCGATCACTTCCAAATCGTCGCGCCGTCGCTGTCGATTCTTGCCGAGCCGTCGGTTGCGGTGGTGGATGCCAACGTCAAGAAGCACGGCACGGAAAAAGTCGCCACCGCGTATCTGCAATACCTGTATTCCGATGAAGGTCAGGACATTGCCGGCAAGAACTACTACCGCCCGACCTCGGAAAAGGCGAAGCAGAAGTACGCCGATCAATTCCTCAAAATCGAACTGTTCACGATCCACGACGCCTTTGGCGGCTGGGTAGGTGCGCGCAAGGCGCACTTTGCCGATGGCGGCACGTTTGACCAGATTTATCAGCCGGACGCGCGCTAA
- the hisD gene encoding histidinol dehydrogenase: MDVLRLDTRRADFDAQLTALLDRAPETNADTVRIVDDIIANIRARGDAALLEYTNRFDRRDLTDAAALEVPRAQWQAAWESLPADLRSALEAAATRIRAYAEHQKIAPFEYADELGNRLGQQVTPLDRVGLYVPGGKAAYPSSVLMNAIPARVAGVEQIIMVVPAPGGELNPAVLGAAHLAGVDRIFTVGGAQAVAALAYGTHTIPSVDKIVGPGNAFVAAAKRAVFGRVGIDSIAGPSEIVVVCDGHTDPDWVAMDLFSQAEHGEDSEAILITPDAAFIERVAEAMERRVTTLPRETMIRTAIANRGALILTRDLDEALRVSNHIAPEHLELSIDNPRAWLPKVRHAGAIFLGRHAPEAFGDYCAGPNHVLPTARAARFSNPLGVYEFQKRSSLIDCTPEGAKPLAAIAGCIADAEGLQAHAQSARDRG; encoded by the coding sequence ATGGACGTTTTACGCCTCGATACCCGTCGCGCCGACTTTGACGCGCAGCTCACCGCGCTGCTCGACCGCGCGCCCGAAACCAACGCCGATACCGTGCGCATCGTTGACGACATCATTGCCAACATCCGCGCGCGCGGCGATGCAGCACTGCTGGAATACACCAACCGCTTTGACCGCCGCGACTTGACCGACGCCGCCGCACTCGAAGTGCCGCGCGCGCAGTGGCAAGCGGCATGGGAGAGCCTGCCCGCCGACCTACGCAGCGCCCTGGAAGCCGCCGCCACGCGCATCCGCGCCTACGCCGAACATCAAAAAATCGCGCCGTTTGAATACGCCGATGAACTCGGCAACCGCCTCGGCCAACAGGTCACGCCACTGGATCGCGTCGGCCTGTATGTGCCCGGCGGCAAGGCGGCGTATCCGTCCTCGGTGTTGATGAACGCCATCCCCGCGCGCGTTGCCGGCGTTGAGCAAATCATCATGGTGGTGCCCGCCCCCGGCGGCGAGCTCAACCCCGCCGTGCTCGGCGCCGCGCATCTGGCGGGCGTCGATCGCATTTTCACCGTCGGCGGCGCGCAAGCCGTCGCCGCGCTGGCGTATGGCACTCACACCATCCCCAGCGTCGATAAAATCGTCGGCCCCGGCAACGCCTTTGTCGCCGCCGCCAAGCGCGCGGTGTTTGGCCGGGTGGGCATCGACTCCATCGCCGGGCCGTCCGAAATCGTCGTCGTCTGCGACGGTCACACCGATCCCGACTGGGTGGCAATGGACTTGTTCTCGCAGGCCGAACACGGCGAGGACTCCGAAGCCATTCTCATCACCCCCGACGCCGCGTTCATCGAACGCGTGGCCGAAGCGATGGAACGCCGCGTGACCACCCTGCCGCGCGAAACCATGATCCGCACCGCCATCGCCAACCGGGGCGCACTGATCCTCACCCGCGATCTGGACGAAGCCCTGCGCGTCTCCAACCACATCGCACCGGAGCATCTGGAACTGTCCATCGACAACCCGCGCGCGTGGCTGCCCAAAGTCCGTCACGCCGGTGCCATCTTCCTCGGACGCCACGCCCCCGAAGCCTTCGGCGACTACTGCGCAGGCCCCAACCACGTCCTGCCCACCGCGCGCGCCGCCCGCTTCTCCAATCCGCTCGGCGTCTACGAATTCCAGAAACGCAGCAGCCTGATTGATTGCACGCCGGAAGGCGCAAAGCCCCTGGCCGCCATCGCCGGCTGCATTGCCGACGCCGAAGGATTACAAGCCCACGCCCAGAGCGCGCGCGATCGGGGATAG
- a CDS encoding winged helix-turn-helix domain-containing protein, translating into MNTILLVHDDAVGLAFVRYVLEHNGYLVLTANAVNRVRISLTRAGATLLPDAIVTTPPLAPAVAAEVVAADAATAPILVLGTVQARLPAACHPLPDAQPTELLLCIQALLGNGNAATASKVHAPPVNTPVNILGSLRIDPAAHQAWIHDRKLALTELAFRLLHFLATHPNRVFSRAQLLDFVWGTGVCIEARAVDAQVYRLRNELSRVGHGDLIEAVRGAGYRFTDARALHAANDSRPPQQSLQQRQPLPRAAWGAA; encoded by the coding sequence ATGAACACGATCCTGTTGGTACACGACGACGCGGTGGGACTGGCGTTCGTGCGCTATGTGCTGGAACACAACGGCTATCTGGTGCTGACCGCCAATGCGGTCAACCGTGTGCGGATCAGCCTGACGCGCGCAGGGGCAACGCTGTTGCCGGATGCCATCGTCACCACGCCGCCACTCGCACCTGCGGTGGCGGCGGAGGTGGTGGCGGCAGACGCGGCCACCGCGCCGATTCTGGTGCTGGGCACGGTGCAGGCACGCCTGCCTGCGGCCTGCCATCCGCTGCCGGACGCGCAGCCCACCGAACTGCTGCTGTGCATTCAGGCGCTACTCGGCAATGGCAACGCGGCCACCGCATCCAAAGTCCATGCGCCGCCAGTGAACACCCCAGTCAACATCCTGGGCAGTCTGCGCATCGACCCCGCCGCGCATCAGGCGTGGATTCACGACCGCAAGCTGGCGTTGACCGAACTGGCGTTCCGCCTGCTGCACTTTTTGGCGACGCATCCCAACCGGGTGTTCAGCCGCGCGCAACTGCTGGACTTTGTGTGGGGCACCGGCGTGTGCATCGAAGCGCGCGCGGTGGACGCACAGGTGTACCGGCTGCGCAATGAACTGTCGCGCGTCGGTCATGGTGATCTGATCGAGGCCGTGCGCGGCGCGGGTTATCGCTTCACCGATGCGCGCGCGCTGCACGCCGCCAACGATTCGCGTCCCCCTCAACAATCACTGCAACAACGACAACCACTGCCACGCGCGGCGTGGGGAGCTGCCTGA
- a CDS encoding DUF1302 family protein — protein sequence MKQTMRLAAALAAGTTVCGWSSAALADNFFESLWDKTTFNGLLRTDVAYSTTPKQNPYNQQNVPFATQEVARQAYLPPALSGSLVDNALTLLHLPSLGLGQALNLNWTVPIPGFSDTIRRADEIPPEDATFHHLTQRFQGEMDVKFTDGLRLNARLRALWDPEVYELFDARDVAGIRDGISSAGGDRYADVGKANLYEAKGRNGRNLNPLEVAGRNYMIDLPTLILEWKQNNYALRLGNQQIAWGQAIFFRTFDVANGLDYRRHLILDRAIEEYEDERVAKLALRGTMQLTDSILVDAFVGKFQPDVLPNPNTPYNVIPSQFYRPLDNYFTGGYDKKLDFGIRFKADYGDYALQAIAVSRYNPLGTFRWAEGGTPKGLYGGLLGSVVETAYMAKLPNCGASYNPSTCRMYGSFEEAISHTPFSIGPGGVYNDLEWYSTAASVRLNAVEMVNAAINEFPALQDIYAYPVENTEQLSALLNTFFMAAGDSIRGNVQRDYHRESVFGIGGTYVTAVDDPDSFFDSIILNLEVQYTPERVFTARTLSRDFLKTDEYIITAVAEKWHRWSADFPAAYLVAQYMHRSESDLVGLHLSGYGGNVGDTDPKLANGIANANYLVFAGFQPTPNRKFIFEWAFLYDVKGGLLFQPNVRWNPGNGVSFDLFYNFVDGRLHGDGTDTLHRAIDFADEITLRFTYTL from the coding sequence ATGAAACAAACAATGAGACTGGCCGCCGCTCTGGCTGCCGGGACTACGGTGTGCGGCTGGTCGTCTGCGGCTCTTGCGGACAATTTCTTTGAGTCGCTGTGGGACAAAACCACGTTCAACGGTTTGTTGCGTACCGACGTTGCGTATTCGACGACCCCCAAGCAAAACCCCTATAACCAGCAGAACGTGCCGTTTGCAACGCAGGAAGTCGCGCGGCAGGCGTATTTGCCGCCAGCATTGAGCGGCTCTCTGGTCGACAACGCACTGACTTTGCTTCACTTGCCGTCATTGGGGCTGGGACAGGCATTGAACCTGAACTGGACGGTGCCGATCCCCGGTTTTTCAGACACCATCCGGCGTGCAGATGAGATTCCGCCCGAAGACGCCACGTTTCACCATCTGACGCAGCGTTTTCAGGGGGAAATGGATGTCAAGTTTACAGACGGCTTGCGTCTGAACGCGCGTTTGCGTGCACTTTGGGATCCGGAGGTTTATGAGCTGTTTGATGCCCGCGACGTGGCCGGGATTCGGGATGGTATTTCTTCCGCTGGCGGGGATCGCTATGCCGACGTGGGCAAGGCCAACCTGTATGAGGCGAAAGGGCGTAACGGTCGGAATCTGAATCCGCTGGAAGTGGCCGGGCGCAATTACATGATCGACCTGCCGACGCTGATTCTGGAGTGGAAGCAGAACAACTACGCCCTGCGTCTCGGCAATCAGCAAATCGCGTGGGGTCAGGCGATTTTCTTCCGCACCTTTGACGTGGCCAACGGGCTGGATTATCGCCGTCATCTGATTCTGGATCGCGCCATCGAGGAGTACGAAGATGAGCGCGTTGCCAAACTGGCGCTGCGCGGCACCATGCAGTTGACGGATTCGATTCTGGTGGATGCCTTCGTCGGCAAGTTCCAGCCGGACGTGCTGCCCAACCCGAATACCCCGTACAACGTGATTCCGTCGCAGTTCTACCGTCCGCTGGATAACTACTTTACGGGCGGCTATGACAAGAAGCTCGATTTCGGTATTCGTTTCAAGGCCGACTATGGGGATTACGCGTTACAGGCGATTGCCGTCAGCCGCTATAACCCGTTGGGCACGTTCCGCTGGGCAGAGGGCGGTACGCCCAAAGGGCTGTATGGTGGACTTCTGGGCAGTGTCGTGGAAACCGCCTACATGGCCAAGCTGCCCAACTGTGGCGCTTCGTACAACCCCAGTACCTGCCGCATGTATGGCAGCTTCGAGGAAGCCATTTCCCACACGCCGTTTTCCATCGGCCCCGGCGGGGTCTACAACGATCTGGAGTGGTACTCCACTGCCGCCAGCGTCCGGCTGAACGCAGTGGAGATGGTGAACGCGGCGATCAACGAGTTTCCGGCGTTGCAGGACATCTATGCTTATCCTGTGGAGAACACGGAGCAGTTGAGTGCCTTGCTCAACACTTTCTTCATGGCAGCCGGTGACAGTATTCGTGGCAACGTGCAGCGGGATTACCACCGTGAGAGCGTGTTTGGCATCGGCGGCACCTATGTGACGGCGGTGGATGATCCGGATTCGTTCTTCGATTCCATCATCTTGAATCTCGAAGTCCAGTACACGCCGGAGCGCGTGTTCACTGCTCGTACCCTGAGCCGGGATTTTCTCAAGACCGACGAATACATCATCACCGCCGTTGCCGAAAAGTGGCATCGCTGGTCAGCCGATTTTCCGGCGGCCTATCTGGTGGCGCAGTATATGCACCGCAGTGAAAGTGATCTGGTGGGTCTGCATCTGAGTGGCTACGGCGGTAACGTCGGAGATACCGATCCCAAGCTCGCCAATGGCATTGCCAACGCCAACTATCTGGTTTTTGCCGGATTCCAGCCCACGCCCAACCGCAAATTCATCTTTGAATGGGCGTTTTTGTACGACGTTAAAGGCGGGTTGCTGTTTCAGCCAAACGTCCGCTGGAATCCCGGCAACGGTGTTTCTTTCGACCTGTTCTACAACTTCGTCGATGGTCGCCTGCATGGGGATGGCACCGACACGCTGCATCGCGCCATCGACTTTGCGGATGAAATCACCCTGCGCTTTACCTACACCCTGTGA
- a CDS encoding sulfate/molybdate ABC transporter ATP-binding protein, giving the protein MSIQIRNIGKRFGGFTALNDVSLDVPSGELVALLGPSGCGKTTLLRIIAGLEQADSGHILLAGEDATERDVRERQVGFVFQHYALFRHMSVFENVAFGLRVKPRAQRPKNAEIRRRVMDLLSLVQLDGLAERYPSQLSGGQRQRIALARALAVEPKLLLLDEPFGALDARVRKDLRRWLRRLHDEIHVTSVFVTHDQEEALEVADRIVVLNHGNIEQVGTPDEVYAHPATPFVYRFLGNVNLFHARVHDGWADVGGLRVAAPEQDFSGASTATAYVRPHDIDLYTQPVERALPAVVQDIRPLGPHVRVELIHGGDTVEVEIPRERWVPNTITTGLRVWFRPRHLRLFAEGQTPA; this is encoded by the coding sequence ATGAGCATTCAAATCCGCAACATCGGCAAACGCTTTGGCGGCTTTACCGCCCTCAACGACGTCAGCCTCGACGTGCCTTCTGGCGAACTGGTTGCCCTGCTCGGCCCTTCCGGCTGCGGCAAAACCACACTGCTGCGCATCATCGCCGGACTGGAACAGGCCGATTCCGGCCATATTCTGCTGGCGGGCGAAGATGCCACCGAACGCGACGTGCGCGAACGTCAGGTCGGCTTTGTATTCCAGCATTACGCGCTGTTCCGCCACATGAGCGTGTTTGAAAACGTCGCCTTTGGTCTGCGCGTCAAACCGCGCGCGCAGCGTCCCAAGAATGCCGAAATCCGTCGCCGCGTCATGGACTTGCTGAGTCTGGTGCAACTCGACGGACTGGCAGAACGCTATCCCAGCCAGCTCTCCGGCGGTCAGCGCCAGCGCATCGCCTTGGCGCGTGCGCTGGCCGTGGAACCCAAGCTACTGCTGCTGGACGAGCCGTTTGGCGCACTCGATGCGCGCGTGCGCAAAGACCTGCGCCGCTGGCTGCGCCGCCTGCATGACGAGATTCACGTCACCAGCGTGTTCGTGACCCACGATCAGGAAGAAGCACTGGAAGTGGCCGACCGCATCGTCGTCCTCAACCACGGCAACATCGAACAGGTCGGCACGCCGGACGAGGTGTACGCGCATCCGGCCACGCCGTTCGTCTACCGCTTTTTGGGCAACGTCAACCTGTTTCACGCGCGCGTGCATGACGGCTGGGCAGACGTGGGCGGGTTACGCGTGGCTGCGCCGGAACAGGATTTCAGCGGCGCCAGCACCGCTACGGCGTATGTGCGCCCGCACGACATTGACCTGTACACCCAACCGGTCGAACGCGCGCTGCCCGCCGTCGTGCAGGACATTCGCCCGCTCGGCCCGCATGTGCGCGTGGAACTGATCCACGGCGGCGACACCGTGGAAGTGGAAATTCCGCGCGAACGCTGGGTGCCGAACACCATCACCACCGGCCTGCGCGTGTGGTTCCGTCCCCGGCATTTACGCTTGTTTGCGGAGGGTCAGACGCCAGCCTGA
- a CDS encoding DUF1329 domain-containing protein: MHLIKFDCDYSRRKFLTDAGRGILATGVLMPLWSAIAASGDISKAYPDELLSIEAYTKGKIKTGDTITDQNVEHVKDLLEPIRYEQILKHGRRLKIAKTTTDVMRTSPWEYIEATLRHAGQARFDAHGNVVAPDGRPWIGGNPFPDPKSGVELFAAQTLSWGRHDASFYALNVSEVEKDGEVRFAYSGGWAELSPVARVVMEPKPYWPGHEHRLRYQSVFFTKPYTFRGTSFLSVWDYDHSKFPALYGFVPEFRRIRQLPSDQRFEPLLPGSSMYLSDAWAAGDPLHTWGNYRIVGRGPFLAGISEGWNADHDNWEHKTHGGAKGKTFWDTTVELVPETIIVEAEPTGFPRAPISKKRVWFDARNQVVIGMMTYDRKGEPFRSFDGAYTLYESGDQRVMDGAHPYWSWTHVTASNIQSGTVTRMEQVKVIEAVHRSGANDPGLYNRYLTQEALLKLGS; this comes from the coding sequence ATGCACCTCATCAAGTTTGATTGCGACTACAGCCGCCGAAAATTCCTGACCGATGCAGGGCGGGGCATTCTGGCAACCGGGGTTTTGATGCCGCTATGGAGCGCCATCGCCGCCAGCGGAGACATCAGCAAGGCGTATCCCGATGAATTGTTGTCCATCGAGGCGTATACCAAGGGCAAGATCAAGACCGGAGATACGATCACCGACCAGAACGTCGAGCACGTCAAAGACCTGCTGGAGCCGATTCGCTATGAGCAGATCCTCAAACACGGACGGCGTTTGAAGATTGCCAAAACCACCACCGACGTGATGAGAACCTCGCCGTGGGAATACATCGAAGCCACGCTGCGTCATGCGGGGCAGGCCAGGTTTGATGCCCACGGCAACGTCGTTGCGCCTGACGGGCGTCCGTGGATTGGCGGTAATCCGTTCCCCGATCCCAAATCCGGGGTTGAACTGTTTGCGGCGCAAACCCTGAGCTGGGGGCGTCATGACGCCTCGTTTTACGCCCTCAACGTCAGCGAGGTGGAAAAGGACGGCGAGGTGCGCTTTGCCTACTCGGGCGGCTGGGCGGAACTGTCGCCGGTGGCACGGGTGGTCATGGAACCCAAACCGTATTGGCCGGGGCACGAACACCGACTGCGGTATCAGAGCGTGTTTTTCACCAAGCCCTACACCTTTCGCGGCACGTCGTTCCTGAGCGTCTGGGACTATGACCACAGCAAATTTCCTGCGCTGTACGGCTTCGTGCCGGAGTTTCGCCGCATCCGCCAATTGCCGAGCGATCAACGATTCGAGCCGTTGCTGCCCGGTTCTTCCATGTATCTGTCCGACGCTTGGGCGGCGGGCGATCCGCTCCACACCTGGGGCAATTACCGCATCGTCGGACGCGGGCCGTTCCTGGCCGGGATCTCCGAGGGCTGGAATGCCGACCATGACAACTGGGAGCACAAGACCCACGGCGGGGCAAAGGGCAAGACCTTCTGGGATACCACGGTGGAGCTGGTGCCGGAAACCATCATCGTCGAGGCCGAGCCGACCGGATTTCCGAGAGCGCCGATTTCAAAGAAAAGAGTCTGGTTCGACGCGCGCAATCAGGTGGTGATCGGCATGATGACCTACGACCGCAAGGGTGAACCGTTCCGCTCGTTCGATGGTGCCTATACCTTGTACGAGTCCGGCGACCAACGCGTCATGGACGGCGCGCATCCTTACTGGAGTTGGACGCATGTCACGGCGTCCAACATACAAAGCGGCACGGTGACCCGTATGGAACAGGTCAAGGTGATTGAAGCGGTTCACCGCAGTGGAGCCAACGATCCGGGTCTTTACAACCGCTATCTGACCCAGGAGGCATTGCTGAAGTTGGGGTCATAA
- the cysW gene encoding sulfate ABC transporter permease subunit CysW, whose amino-acid sequence MSSKLHTRAAAQDPRWVRWSLIGIALLFLSLFLFAPLVAVFSEALRKGVAAYFKAFSDPDALAAIRLTLLAAALAVPLNLIFGVAAAWSVAKFEFRGKSLLVTLIDLPFAVSPVVAGLIYVLLFGAQSALAPWLSEHNIRILFAVPGIVLATVFVTVPFIARELIPLMQAQGKDEEEAAISLGASGISTFLRVTLPNIKWGLLYGVLLCNARAMGEFGAVSVVSGHIRGLTNTLPLHVEILYNEYNFVAAFAVASLLALLALVTLALKSIVEWKLQQDLRSPEEAT is encoded by the coding sequence ATGTCGTCAAAACTTCACACGCGTGCCGCCGCACAAGACCCGCGTTGGGTGCGCTGGTCGCTGATCGGCATTGCCCTGCTGTTTCTGTCGCTGTTTTTGTTTGCCCCGCTGGTGGCGGTGTTCAGCGAGGCGCTGCGCAAGGGCGTGGCGGCGTACTTCAAGGCGTTCAGCGATCCCGATGCGTTGGCGGCGATCCGCCTGACGCTGCTGGCCGCCGCGCTGGCGGTGCCGCTGAACCTGATCTTTGGCGTGGCCGCCGCATGGTCGGTCGCCAAATTCGAGTTTCGCGGCAAGAGCCTGCTGGTCACGCTGATCGACCTGCCGTTTGCGGTGTCGCCCGTCGTTGCCGGGTTGATTTATGTGCTGCTGTTTGGCGCGCAGAGCGCGCTTGCGCCGTGGCTGTCGGAACACAACATCCGAATTCTGTTCGCCGTCCCCGGCATCGTGTTGGCCACGGTATTCGTCACCGTGCCGTTCATTGCGCGTGAACTGATTCCGCTGATGCAGGCGCAGGGCAAGGACGAGGAAGAAGCGGCGATTTCACTCGGCGCGAGTGGCATCAGTACGTTTTTGCGCGTGACGCTGCCCAACATCAAATGGGGGCTGCTGTACGGCGTGCTGTTGTGCAACGCGCGGGCGATGGGCGAGTTCGGCGCGGTGTCGGTCGTGTCCGGCCACATTCGCGGCCTGACCAACACCCTGCCGCTGCACGTTGAGATTCTCTACAACGAATACAACTTCGTCGCCGCGTTTGCCGTGGCGTCCCTGCTCGCCCTGCTGGCACTGGTCACGCTGGCACTGAAAAGCATCGTCGAATGGAAGCTGCAACAAGATTTGCGCAGCCCCGAAGAAGCCACCTGA
- the cysT gene encoding sulfate ABC transporter permease subunit CysT, whose product MSAFAPKKPWKTHSVLPGFGLTLGFTVLYLSLLVLIPLSGLFFKSMELSFAQFIEAVTSPRVVASYKLSFGAALIGAAINAVFGGIVAWVLVRYTFPGKRIVDALVDLPFALPTAVAGIALTAMYAPNGWFGKVLEPLGIKVAFTPLGVMVALTFIGLPFVVRTLQPVLEDLEQDVEEAAASLGASRVQTLLRVILPALLSAWLTGFALAFARAVGEYGSVIFIAGNMPMISEITPLLIITKLEQYDYAGATAIAVVMLLMSFVLLFLINLLQWWARRRSAT is encoded by the coding sequence ATGTCTGCATTTGCACCCAAAAAACCGTGGAAAACGCACAGCGTGCTGCCGGGCTTTGGCCTCACGCTGGGCTTTACCGTGCTGTACCTGAGCCTGCTGGTGCTGATCCCGCTGTCGGGTCTGTTTTTCAAGAGCATGGAACTGAGCTTTGCCCAGTTCATCGAGGCCGTCACCTCGCCGCGCGTGGTGGCGTCTTACAAATTGAGCTTTGGTGCCGCACTGATTGGCGCGGCGATCAACGCCGTGTTCGGCGGCATCGTCGCGTGGGTACTGGTGCGCTACACCTTTCCCGGCAAACGCATCGTTGATGCGCTGGTCGATTTGCCGTTTGCCCTGCCCACCGCCGTTGCCGGGATCGCGCTGACCGCGATGTACGCACCCAACGGCTGGTTTGGCAAGGTGCTGGAGCCGCTGGGCATCAAGGTCGCCTTTACCCCGCTGGGCGTGATGGTGGCGCTGACCTTCATCGGCCTGCCGTTTGTGGTGCGCACGCTGCAACCCGTGCTGGAAGATTTGGAACAGGACGTGGAAGAAGCCGCCGCCAGCCTGGGCGCGTCGCGCGTGCAAACCCTGTTGCGGGTGATCCTGCCCGCGCTGCTGTCGGCATGGCTGACCGGCTTTGCGCTGGCCTTTGCGCGCGCGGTGGGTGAATACGGATCGGTGATCTTCATCGCCGGCAACATGCCGATGATCTCGGAAATCACCCCGCTGCTCATCATCACCAAGCTGGAGCAATACGACTACGCCGGAGCCACCGCGATTGCCGTGGTGATGCTGCTGATGTCGTTCGTGCTGCTGTTTCTCATCAACCTGTTGCAGTGGTGGGCGCGTCGTCGCTCGGCCACCTGA
- the hisG gene encoding ATP phosphoribosyltransferase: MSTLTIALSKGRILDDTLPLLAPLGLDPAGDIDRLLRVPARTPGVSLLIIRPTDVPTYVEYGAADIGIVGKDVLMEHGGAALYEPLDLNIARCRLSVAAPKDAPPRNPLQRLRVATKYPNITRRFFAARGEQVDIIKLYGSMELAPLVGLSDVIVDLVATGGTLKANGLVETEIITPISSRIVVNKASMKTKTAQIQPLLEQLAQAVAARAAQG; the protein is encoded by the coding sequence ATGAGCACACTGACCATCGCCTTATCCAAAGGCCGGATTCTGGACGACACCCTGCCCTTGCTGGCACCGCTGGGGCTTGACCCCGCTGGCGATATTGACCGCCTGCTGCGCGTGCCCGCGCGCACACCGGGCGTATCGCTACTGATCATCCGCCCCACCGACGTGCCGACCTATGTGGAATACGGCGCCGCCGACATCGGCATCGTTGGCAAAGACGTGCTGATGGAGCACGGCGGCGCGGCGCTGTACGAGCCGCTGGATTTGAATATCGCGCGCTGTCGCCTGTCGGTGGCCGCACCCAAAGACGCGCCGCCGCGCAACCCCTTGCAACGGCTGCGCGTGGCCACCAAATACCCCAACATCACCCGCCGCTTTTTTGCCGCGCGCGGTGAGCAGGTGGACATCATCAAGCTCTACGGCTCGATGGAACTGGCGCCGCTGGTGGGCTTGTCGGATGTGATCGTCGATCTGGTCGCCACCGGCGGCACGCTCAAGGCCAATGGCCTGGTCGAAACCGAGATCATCACCCCGATCAGCTCGCGCATCGTCGTCAACAAAGCCTCGATGAAAACCAAAACCGCACAAATCCAGCCGTTGCTGGAACAACTCGCGCAGGCCGTGGCCGCGCGCGCCGCTCAGGGTTGA
- a CDS encoding DNA gyrase inhibitor YacG yields the protein MIDLGAWFGEQRSLPAEDQGDGLIE from the coding sequence ATGATCGACCTTGGCGCCTGGTTCGGGGAACAGCGCAGCCTGCCCGCCGAGGATCAGGGCGATGGCCTGATCGAATGA